Proteins encoded in a region of the Paracoccus alcaliphilus genome:
- a CDS encoding succinate--CoA ligase subunit beta translates to MDLPEYQAKEILAQYGVTVPEGALARSAVEAENRARAITCEKFAVKAQIHAGGRGLAGGVKFAATPSAVRDAAEVLIGMRLVTEQTGPAGEEVDSVWVEAAIDNRRNIYIAFVIDERKGVAQLFGAPEGGVAFEESARADPGMLESLEVPRDGDLSGVDVAGFLDRLGIDGAAAPHGAALIAKLVRAATETDALLVEINPLAILSDGQVVAVDAKMVIDDSALYRHPEFEDIARAAPRDKYERVARENDINFVKMDGDIGVVVNGAGLGLATNDMLIDAGGRPANFMDIRTTATSLQIARGIGVLLEDPAVRAILVNVHGGGMTVCDTVAEAINIAYSRSARKPPIVFRAAGQNASWALKIMKDRRLPFEPHDDISGAVKRVIALAKGAE, encoded by the coding sequence ATGGATTTGCCAGAGTATCAGGCCAAGGAGATATTGGCTCAATATGGGGTGACCGTCCCCGAGGGGGCCTTGGCGCGCAGCGCGGTCGAGGCCGAAAACCGCGCAAGGGCGATCACCTGCGAGAAATTCGCCGTCAAGGCGCAGATCCACGCCGGTGGACGCGGGCTGGCCGGCGGCGTCAAGTTCGCCGCGACACCCAGCGCGGTCAGGGACGCGGCCGAGGTACTGATCGGCATGCGCCTTGTTACCGAGCAGACCGGACCGGCGGGCGAAGAGGTCGACAGCGTCTGGGTCGAGGCGGCAATTGACAATCGGCGCAACATCTACATCGCTTTCGTGATCGACGAGCGGAAGGGCGTGGCGCAACTGTTCGGCGCACCCGAAGGAGGTGTCGCCTTCGAAGAGAGCGCGCGGGCCGATCCCGGCATGCTCGAATCCCTTGAAGTGCCGCGCGACGGCGATCTTTCGGGGGTCGATGTGGCGGGATTTCTGGACCGCCTCGGGATCGATGGTGCGGCGGCACCGCACGGCGCCGCCCTGATCGCAAAGCTGGTCCGCGCGGCGACAGAGACCGACGCGCTGCTGGTCGAGATCAATCCGCTTGCAATCCTCTCGGACGGGCAGGTGGTGGCGGTCGATGCCAAGATGGTGATCGACGACAGCGCGCTCTATCGTCATCCCGAATTCGAGGATATCGCCCGCGCGGCGCCGCGCGACAAATACGAGCGTGTGGCGCGTGAGAACGACATCAATTTCGTCAAGATGGACGGTGATATCGGCGTCGTGGTCAATGGTGCCGGGCTTGGGCTTGCCACCAATGACATGCTGATCGACGCCGGCGGGCGGCCTGCGAATTTCATGGACATCCGCACCACCGCCACCAGCCTGCAGATCGCCCGAGGCATCGGGGTGTTGCTTGAGGACCCTGCCGTCCGGGCGATCCTTGTCAACGTCCATGGCGGCGGCATGACGGTCTGCGATACGGTGGCCGAGGCGATCAACATCGCCTATTCGCGCAGCGCCCGCAAACCGCCAATCGTCTTTCGCGCGGCGGGGCAGAATGCGTCCTGGGCACTGAAGATCATGAAGGACCGCCGCCTGCCCTTCGAACCCCATGACGACATCAGCGGTGCGGTAAAGCGCGTGATCGCGCTGGCGAAGGGAGCGGAATGA
- a CDS encoding succinate--CoA ligase subunit alpha: MAVLVDEHTRVLVQGMTGRAGTFYTDLAMRYGSTYVAGVRPGKVGTSHLDLPVFDTVRQATEATGANASLVLVPPHKAAEAMIEAIEGGIGLVVCVTERVPVHDMLRVRAALRGSETELVGPNSQGVLAPGLCKIGVMATSNATAGRVGIVSRSASLTSEIVAQTSAAGLGQSTTIGVGGDLIHGIGFRRCLELFKDDPATEGVILIGEIGGSEEEAAADYLASVDYGKPVVALVVGRHAPTQRRMGHAGTLAVLGGGTADAKVRRLQDAGAVIAQNADEVAGLMRQALGDA; the protein is encoded by the coding sequence ATGGCGGTACTGGTGGATGAGCATACCCGTGTTCTGGTGCAGGGAATGACCGGGCGGGCAGGGACGTTCTATACCGATCTCGCGATGCGCTATGGCTCGACCTATGTCGCCGGCGTCCGGCCCGGCAAGGTCGGCACGTCGCATCTTGATCTGCCGGTGTTCGACACGGTGCGTCAGGCGACCGAGGCGACAGGTGCCAATGCCAGTCTGGTGCTGGTGCCGCCGCACAAGGCGGCAGAGGCGATGATCGAGGCGATCGAGGGCGGTATTGGCCTTGTCGTCTGCGTCACCGAGCGGGTGCCGGTGCATGACATGTTGCGGGTGCGGGCGGCGCTCAGGGGATCAGAGACCGAACTTGTCGGCCCGAACAGTCAGGGCGTGCTGGCCCCGGGTCTTTGCAAGATCGGCGTCATGGCGACCTCGAATGCCACGGCGGGCCGGGTCGGCATCGTGTCGCGATCAGCCTCGCTGACCAGCGAGATCGTGGCGCAGACCAGCGCCGCAGGGCTTGGCCAGTCAACCACGATCGGCGTCGGCGGGGACCTTATCCACGGCATTGGCTTCCGCCGCTGTCTTGAGCTGTTCAAGGACGATCCTGCGACCGAAGGCGTCATTCTGATCGGCGAGATCGGCGGCAGCGAGGAAGAGGCCGCCGCTGACTATCTGGCGTCGGTCGATTACGGCAAGCCCGTGGTCGCGCTGGTCGTGGGGCGCCATGCGCCGACGCAGCGCCGGATGGGCCATGCCGGAACCCTTGCTGTCCTTGGCGGTGGCACAGCCGATGCCAAGGTCAGACGCCTTCAGGACGCTGGCGCGGTGATCGCGCAGAACGCAGACGAGGTCGCGGGGCTGATGCGTCAGGCCCTCGGC
- a CDS encoding GntR family transcriptional regulator codes for MRLGIAPLVANPSLRDLAYDAIKNAITGMDIYGSPEEFRLDERQLSQDLGVSRTPIREALTILEQEGFVRTVPRRGVFVVRLSKQQIIERITVWAALESMAAYLAADRASARELRMLRKLFEEFERAPDSEHMHEYSEANINFHQTIIRLGDCQLLAEMSANLLIHVRAIRNVSLRQDNRAERSLSEHMQIIDALEARNGELAAQLVRQHTLGLAAHVDKHGLFS; via the coding sequence TGGCATCGCGCCACTGGTGGCGAATCCCAGTTTGCGCGACCTTGCCTATGATGCCATCAAGAATGCCATCACCGGAATGGACATCTATGGCAGCCCCGAGGAATTTCGTCTTGATGAACGGCAGCTGTCGCAAGACCTGGGCGTCAGTCGCACGCCGATCCGCGAGGCGCTGACCATCCTGGAGCAGGAAGGCTTCGTGCGGACCGTGCCGCGCCGCGGCGTCTTTGTCGTGCGTCTGTCCAAGCAGCAGATCATCGAAAGGATCACCGTCTGGGCCGCGTTGGAGAGCATGGCGGCCTATCTGGCCGCCGACCGTGCCAGCGCGCGGGAACTGCGCATGCTGCGCAAACTTTTCGAGGAATTCGAGCGCGCGCCCGATTCGGAGCATATGCACGAATATTCCGAAGCGAATATCAACTTTCACCAGACGATCATCCGCCTTGGCGACTGCCAGCTTCTTGCCGAGATGTCGGCGAATCTGCTGATCCATGTGCGGGCCATCCGTAACGTCTCGCTTCGGCAGGACAACCGCGCCGAGCGTTCGCTTTCAGAGCACATGCAGATCATTGACGCCCTTGAGGCGCGCAATGGCGAACTGGCCGCGCAGCTTGTCCGTCAGCATACGCTGGGGCTGGCCGCGCATGTCGATAAGCACGGCCTCTTTTCCTAG